In the genome of Myxococcus stipitatus, one region contains:
- a CDS encoding serine O-acetyltransferase codes for MGPDALTFYRAARRLRRLGVPLLPAWVSAVGDRLLHSHVDIDARLHATVGLGYGGVGVVVAPGVEVGEGSFLSQNVSVEPRLGEADAPRIGRNVYVGVGAQIIGPVTVGDDAVIGAGALVTADVPPRAVVVGDPARVVKYKPPRQH; via the coding sequence ATGGGGCCGGATGCACTGACGTTCTACCGGGCCGCGAGACGCCTGCGGCGCCTGGGTGTGCCCTTGCTGCCCGCTTGGGTGTCCGCGGTGGGTGACCGCCTGCTGCACAGCCATGTCGACATCGACGCGCGGCTGCATGCCACCGTGGGCCTGGGCTACGGCGGCGTGGGCGTGGTGGTCGCGCCGGGTGTCGAGGTGGGCGAGGGCAGCTTCCTCTCGCAGAACGTGAGCGTGGAGCCTCGGCTGGGGGAGGCGGATGCCCCTCGCATCGGCCGCAACGTCTATGTGGGCGTGGGAGCTCAAATCATTGGCCCCGTGACGGTGGGAGACGACGCGGTGATTGGCGCCGGAGCCCTGGTGACGGCGGATGTCCCGCCCAGGGCGGTGGTGGTGGGAGACCCCGCCCGGGTGGTCAAATACAAGCCCCCGAGACAGCACTGA
- a CDS encoding HEAT repeat domain-containing protein: protein MRLPPHPLLLLLLFTPCVSLAQGDTRIAFLGRQLQQGKDPRSRSQAALVLGATEDPEAVAPLCGGLKDPSELVRAAVAKALAKLQEASALPCLEAHKTEPDAGVKTAVQEAVSALKAYQSRPPRFYIVVDGMKDLTRTLPAELVKATEARLRSRLVRRGALLAPAKESKSAAKGALKKLGVSGYRITPEVHALEGGGLRVAIVCMSYPDLSLLGQVDVKAGGAQPADLLKALVPRAVEEAAETFEWSNET, encoded by the coding sequence ATGCGGCTGCCCCCTCATCCCCTCCTCCTGCTGTTGCTGTTCACGCCCTGCGTGTCCCTGGCCCAGGGGGATACCCGGATTGCGTTCCTGGGACGCCAGCTGCAGCAGGGCAAGGACCCTCGCTCGCGCTCGCAGGCGGCGCTGGTGCTGGGGGCCACGGAGGACCCGGAGGCGGTGGCCCCGCTGTGTGGCGGCCTGAAGGACCCCAGCGAGCTGGTGCGGGCGGCTGTCGCCAAGGCCCTGGCGAAGCTCCAGGAGGCCTCCGCGCTGCCGTGTCTGGAGGCGCACAAGACAGAGCCCGACGCGGGGGTGAAGACGGCCGTGCAGGAGGCGGTGAGCGCGCTGAAGGCGTATCAGTCGCGTCCTCCGCGCTTCTACATCGTGGTGGATGGGATGAAGGACCTCACGCGCACGTTGCCAGCGGAGCTGGTGAAGGCCACCGAGGCCCGGCTTCGCTCGAGGCTGGTCCGACGGGGCGCGCTGCTGGCGCCCGCCAAGGAGTCCAAGTCCGCGGCGAAGGGCGCGCTGAAGAAGCTGGGGGTGAGTGGCTATCGAATCACCCCGGAGGTTCATGCATTGGAGGGCGGAGGCTTGAGGGTGGCCATCGTTTGCATGAGCTACCCGGACCTGTCGCTGCTAGGGCAGGTGGACGTGAAGGCCGGGGGCGCGCAGCCCGCGGACCTCCTCAAGGCACTGGTGCCCCGAGCGGTGGAGGAAGCCGCGGAAACCTTCGAGTGGAGCAACGAGACATGA
- the pilB gene encoding type IV-A pilus assembly ATPase PilB, protein MSGRLGELLVRENLISVQQLRKAQEEQQKSGTRIGTALIKTGAIEESKLTDFLSKQYGVPAINLKDFDIDPDIIKLVPKEVAEKHLVIPVNRAGPSLIVAMCDPSNIFAVDDLKFLTGYNIETVVASEVSIREAIERYYAEKGPSMEDIVGDVADDIELAKEETENIDEMAKAADDAPVVKLVNLILMDAIKKRASDIHIEPYERDFRVRFRIDGVMYEVMRPPMKLRNAITSRLKIMASLDISERRLPQDGRIKIKIGGGKEMDFRVSVCPTLFGEKVVMRLLDKSNLQLDMTKLGFDPEPLAWFKEAIDRPYGMVLVTGPTGSGKTTTLYSALSSLNDVGTNICTAEDPVEFNFAGINQVQMHDDIGLNFAASLRSFLRQDPDIIMIGEIRDFETAEIGVKAALTGHLVLSTLHTNDAPGTVSRLLNMGIEPFLVTASLNLILAQRLARRLCPACKKPADHVDEQALIDAGVPPDKIGTFTLYEKVGCRDCNDRGYRGRVAIYEVMPFWDGLKELVINGASAAELKQEAIRLGMSSLRMSGLKKVMDGATTLEEVVGNTAPDRF, encoded by the coding sequence ATGTCCGGTCGATTGGGTGAACTGCTGGTCCGCGAGAACCTCATCTCCGTCCAGCAACTGCGCAAGGCCCAGGAAGAGCAGCAGAAGAGCGGCACGCGCATCGGCACCGCGCTCATCAAGACGGGCGCCATCGAGGAGTCGAAGCTCACCGACTTCCTCTCCAAGCAGTACGGCGTGCCGGCCATCAACCTCAAAGACTTCGACATCGACCCGGACATCATCAAGCTCGTGCCCAAGGAAGTGGCCGAGAAGCACCTGGTGATTCCCGTCAACCGCGCCGGCCCGTCGCTCATCGTCGCGATGTGCGACCCGTCCAACATCTTCGCGGTGGACGACCTGAAGTTCCTCACCGGCTACAACATCGAGACGGTGGTCGCGTCCGAGGTCTCCATCCGCGAGGCCATCGAGCGGTACTACGCGGAGAAGGGCCCCTCGATGGAGGACATCGTCGGCGACGTGGCCGACGACATCGAGCTGGCGAAGGAGGAGACGGAGAACATCGACGAGATGGCCAAGGCCGCGGACGACGCGCCCGTGGTCAAGCTCGTGAATCTCATCCTCATGGACGCCATCAAGAAGCGCGCGTCCGACATCCACATCGAGCCCTACGAGCGCGACTTCCGCGTCCGCTTTCGCATCGACGGCGTGATGTACGAGGTGATGCGTCCGCCGATGAAGCTGCGCAACGCCATCACGTCGCGTTTGAAGATCATGGCCTCGCTCGACATCTCCGAGCGCCGCCTGCCGCAGGACGGCCGCATCAAGATCAAGATTGGCGGCGGCAAGGAGATGGACTTCCGCGTGAGCGTGTGCCCCACGCTCTTCGGCGAGAAGGTCGTCATGCGGTTGCTCGACAAGAGCAACCTCCAGCTCGACATGACGAAGCTGGGCTTCGACCCGGAGCCCCTGGCCTGGTTCAAGGAGGCCATCGACCGGCCCTACGGCATGGTGCTGGTGACGGGCCCCACGGGCTCCGGCAAGACGACGACGCTGTACTCGGCGCTCTCCAGCCTCAACGACGTGGGCACCAACATCTGCACCGCCGAGGACCCGGTCGAGTTCAACTTCGCCGGCATCAACCAGGTGCAGATGCATGACGACATCGGCCTGAACTTCGCCGCCTCGCTGCGCAGCTTCCTGCGGCAGGACCCGGACATCATCATGATTGGTGAGATCCGCGACTTCGAGACGGCGGAAATCGGCGTGAAGGCCGCGCTCACGGGCCACCTGGTGCTCTCCACGCTGCACACCAACGATGCCCCGGGCACGGTGAGTCGCCTGCTCAACATGGGCATCGAGCCGTTCCTCGTGACGGCCTCGCTCAACCTCATCCTCGCCCAGCGTCTGGCGCGCCGGCTGTGCCCCGCATGCAAGAAGCCCGCGGACCACGTGGACGAGCAGGCGCTCATCGACGCCGGCGTGCCCCCGGACAAGATCGGCACCTTCACGCTGTACGAGAAGGTCGGCTGCCGCGACTGCAATGACCGGGGCTACCGGGGCCGCGTGGCCATCTACGAGGTCATGCCCTTCTGGGACGGCCTCAAGGAGCTGGTCATCAACGGCGCGTCCGCCGCGGAGCTCAAGCAGGAGGCCATCCGCCTGGGCATGAGCAGCCTGCGCATGAGCGGTCTCAAGAAGGTGATGGACGGCGCCACCACCCTGGAAGAGGTGGTCGGCAACACCGCCCCGGACCGCTTCTAG
- a CDS encoding cupredoxin domain-containing protein — translation MRPFFSRIIKPWLALAATAAMVAATQQGCSKPKDTASAEAAPTVPEKRENGVRVVELSVTEKGYEPSPVSLKKGEPVKLVVTRKTDLTCATEVVMDGYDINTPLPLNEAVSITFTPKESGKLVYGCAMGKMISGVFMVD, via the coding sequence ATGCGCCCCTTCTTCTCCCGCATCATCAAGCCCTGGCTCGCGCTGGCCGCGACGGCCGCCATGGTGGCCGCCACGCAGCAGGGGTGCAGCAAGCCCAAGGATACGGCCTCCGCAGAAGCCGCGCCCACCGTCCCCGAGAAGCGGGAGAACGGCGTGCGCGTGGTGGAGCTGTCCGTGACGGAGAAGGGCTATGAGCCCAGCCCCGTGTCGCTCAAGAAGGGCGAGCCGGTGAAGCTGGTGGTGACGCGCAAGACGGACCTGACGTGCGCGACGGAGGTGGTGATGGACGGCTACGACATCAACACCCCGCTGCCGCTCAACGAGGCGGTGAGCATCACCTTCACGCCGAAGGAGTCCGGAAAACTCGTCTACGGCTGCGCCATGGGGAAGATGATTTCCGGCGTATTCATGGTGGACTGA
- a CDS encoding signal protein, which produces MTTSTARTTAPRRRWRNFLLDTSFQLKLTAYMVGVTLVLSALLGVFLVRSAQTLMRETATAVEARSRAAEVSRELSGATLSNELLARMDDPSFEATFREKASGIDAAYEAERAEIVAQRAELEWRQRVTWWVLGAFLVGFLVVVALGTIVVTHRLAGPLLRIRRMVTDVSAGKLQPPPYGLREGDELRELFDATRSMMQKLKDQSEADVRSLAQALEAAERSGLSGEPLAELRALESRFRARLEG; this is translated from the coding sequence ATGACGACGAGCACGGCGCGGACGACGGCCCCGAGGCGGCGCTGGCGCAACTTCCTGTTGGATACGAGCTTCCAGCTCAAGTTGACCGCGTACATGGTGGGCGTGACGTTGGTGCTGTCGGCCTTGCTGGGGGTGTTCCTGGTCCGGTCGGCCCAGACGTTGATGCGTGAGACGGCGACGGCGGTGGAGGCCCGCTCGCGCGCGGCGGAGGTGAGCCGGGAGCTGTCCGGTGCCACGCTCTCCAACGAGCTGCTGGCGCGCATGGATGACCCGTCCTTCGAGGCCACCTTCCGGGAGAAGGCGAGCGGCATCGACGCGGCCTACGAAGCGGAGCGCGCCGAGATTGTCGCGCAGCGCGCGGAGCTGGAGTGGCGTCAGCGCGTGACGTGGTGGGTGCTGGGGGCGTTCCTGGTGGGCTTCCTCGTCGTGGTGGCGCTGGGCACCATCGTGGTGACGCACCGACTGGCGGGGCCCCTGCTGCGCATCCGCCGCATGGTGACGGATGTGTCGGCGGGCAAGCTGCAGCCGCCTCCGTACGGACTGCGCGAAGGCGACGAGCTGCGCGAGCTGTTCGATGCGACGCGGAGCATGATGCAGAAGCTCAAGGACCAGAGCGAGGCGGATGTGCGGAGCCTGGCGCAGGCGCTCGAGGCGGCGGAGCGCTCGGGGCTCTCGGGCGAGCCTCTCGCGGAGCTGCGCGCGCTCGAGTCCCGCTTCCGTGCGCGGCTGGAGGGCTGA
- a CDS encoding diguanylate cyclase, with the protein MAEGDRKRTQEVAHRPGSGGELSGRTVLIVDDDPAHVAHVREGLAPRGYLFREAHDGPQALSAIRESRPDLILMDVEMPGLGGVEVCRIIKANSGEDGFGFIPVILMTARQAAGKVEGLELGADDYLVKPFDMLELSARVKSMLRLKVLQDTLVEKNRELDKANKELARRREELLALSRTDALTGLFNRRCFEERLTEEFARSRRYQSPLSLVMLDIDHFKRINDTFGHPFGDQVLKAVAQTARTRLREVDVLARYGGEEFIALLPETGPADALKVCERVREAIAALGVEHVSVEGKRQEVRLTASLGVATVPSADLNSAEALLRAADAGLYAAKGAGRNRVRQHVP; encoded by the coding sequence ATGGCGGAGGGAGACAGGAAGAGGACGCAGGAGGTAGCCCACCGGCCAGGGTCCGGCGGGGAGCTCAGCGGCCGGACGGTGCTCATCGTCGACGACGACCCGGCGCATGTGGCGCACGTGCGGGAGGGGCTGGCGCCCCGGGGATACCTCTTCAGGGAGGCCCATGACGGGCCCCAGGCGCTGTCGGCCATCCGCGAGTCCCGCCCGGACCTCATCCTGATGGACGTGGAGATGCCGGGGCTGGGCGGCGTGGAGGTGTGCCGGATCATCAAGGCCAACTCCGGGGAGGACGGCTTCGGCTTCATCCCGGTGATTCTCATGACGGCGCGTCAGGCGGCCGGCAAGGTGGAGGGGCTGGAGCTGGGGGCGGATGACTACCTGGTGAAGCCCTTCGACATGCTGGAGCTGTCGGCCCGCGTGAAGTCGATGCTGCGGCTCAAGGTGCTGCAGGACACGCTGGTGGAGAAGAACCGGGAGCTGGACAAGGCCAACAAGGAGCTGGCGCGGCGCCGCGAGGAGCTGCTCGCGCTCAGCCGCACGGACGCGCTGACGGGTCTGTTCAACCGGCGATGCTTCGAGGAGCGACTCACCGAGGAGTTCGCCCGCTCCCGGCGCTACCAGTCCCCTCTGTCGCTGGTGATGCTGGACATCGACCACTTCAAGCGCATCAACGACACCTTCGGGCACCCCTTCGGGGACCAGGTGCTCAAGGCGGTGGCCCAGACGGCGCGCACCCGGCTGCGTGAGGTGGACGTGCTGGCGCGCTACGGCGGCGAGGAGTTCATCGCCCTCCTACCCGAGACGGGCCCCGCGGACGCGCTCAAGGTGTGTGAGCGCGTGCGGGAGGCCATCGCGGCGCTCGGGGTGGAGCATGTGAGCGTGGAGGGGAAGCGGCAGGAGGTGAGACTGACCGCGTCACTGGGCGTGGCCACGGTGCCGTCGGCGGACCTGAACAGCGCGGAAGCGCTCCTGCGCGCGGCGGACGCCGGGCTCTATGCGGCCAAGGGAGCGGGCCGGAACCGTGTTCGGCAACACGTTCCGTGA
- a CDS encoding helicase C-terminal domain-containing protein → MGGAAELFTRHVFLDLETTGLDPRADEIIELGCLFFENGREVDRFARMYSASRPLPLTIRRLTGLTDADLAGKPRFGADMEELRQRLSGWTVVAHNAPFEKGFLPDLLGPIRAPVLDSCELMHYLHPELPSHSLESLLRWAGLGVRQPHRALSDCEAVYAVLVQTMERCVRDGRGEDVSDLIATLDPRAARRLGPAEGDSGAFDYEEWPLLDLLSRLAEACRAVPAPLTLETQGFLRGKPERRRAAGVAALVEPEADAPVLPVRDEEVTAVLGAGGALERREESFKSRPAQLDMAHAVARALSEGEQVAVEAGTGTGKSLAYLTPAALFAARNGRKVGVAPHTKTLQDQLLEKDLPRLHKAMGGTFGYALLKGQSNYLCRRRALEATRVEPGMGHSARAPRAYLRAYMRRSMEGDLDRLSHWFRERFPVLMGLVPAVRSEAATTLGEKCPHHHRCFYHSAVAQAREADVLVINQSLAFAWPARYPKMEHLILDEAHEVEDVATTALTVELSDLAFHRLTERLHGRDGRHGLFAELRRALFGSRREESRALMGQVEDALRRLMDEARDLGARVTELCEPSATTAGEDPDEGAYAPELRVTEAVRALPTWAPVREGLELVRGALQTLHTLLAVRVLEALPELAARMPALERELSGATTELGELATLAQELSGDAAPGRCYSATAEPRRQRWSVGAQPVDVSFHVSRDFAASKRALVLTSATLGPGSGSGTPFVLKRLGLDGRGDAPAPRLLRAPSPFQLHEQALVVLVTDAPRAHEEPFVDWAATRISGLAQTMGGRVLGLFASTRRMERVGAEARARLEPLGIEVLRQSRGHSRSLAARQERDTGTVLLGTKSFWQGVDIPGRGVGCVFIDKLPLEPALRPLVAAREEPFARSGNEYQGFLQYRLPRALLLLRQGVGRLIRSTTDRGVVIIADPGHPSYRAHLLEALDGYHVEALPWAQARLRIHSVLKQTGLTADLLSTQ, encoded by the coding sequence ATGGGCGGCGCGGCGGAGCTCTTCACGCGGCATGTCTTCCTGGACCTCGAGACGACGGGGTTGGATCCACGTGCCGACGAAATCATCGAGCTGGGATGTCTGTTCTTCGAGAACGGGCGCGAGGTGGACCGCTTCGCGCGCATGTACTCGGCATCCCGGCCCTTGCCTCTCACGATTCGACGGCTGACGGGCCTGACGGACGCGGACCTCGCGGGCAAGCCTCGCTTCGGCGCCGACATGGAGGAGCTGCGACAGCGGCTCTCCGGGTGGACGGTGGTGGCGCATAACGCCCCGTTCGAGAAGGGCTTCCTGCCAGACTTGTTGGGGCCCATCCGCGCGCCGGTGCTCGATTCGTGCGAGCTGATGCACTACCTGCACCCGGAGCTGCCCAGCCACTCGCTGGAGTCGCTCCTGCGCTGGGCGGGACTGGGCGTTCGCCAACCCCACCGCGCGCTGTCGGACTGCGAGGCGGTGTACGCCGTGCTCGTGCAGACGATGGAGCGCTGTGTGCGCGACGGGCGCGGCGAGGACGTCTCGGACCTCATCGCCACATTGGATCCTCGCGCGGCGCGCCGGCTGGGGCCCGCGGAGGGTGACAGCGGCGCCTTCGACTACGAGGAGTGGCCGCTCCTGGATTTGCTATCGCGACTGGCCGAGGCCTGTCGTGCCGTGCCCGCGCCGCTGACGCTGGAGACCCAGGGGTTCTTGCGCGGGAAGCCGGAGCGGAGGCGGGCGGCGGGTGTCGCGGCCCTCGTCGAGCCAGAGGCGGATGCGCCCGTGCTGCCTGTGCGCGACGAGGAGGTGACGGCGGTGCTGGGCGCTGGCGGAGCGTTGGAGCGCCGCGAGGAGTCCTTCAAGAGTCGGCCCGCGCAGCTCGACATGGCGCATGCGGTGGCGCGCGCGTTGTCGGAGGGTGAGCAGGTGGCGGTGGAGGCGGGCACGGGCACGGGCAAGTCGCTCGCGTACCTGACGCCGGCCGCCCTCTTCGCGGCACGCAACGGCCGCAAGGTCGGCGTGGCGCCGCACACCAAGACGCTGCAAGACCAGTTGCTGGAGAAGGACCTGCCCCGCCTGCACAAGGCCATGGGCGGCACGTTCGGCTACGCGCTGCTCAAGGGCCAGTCGAACTACCTGTGCCGACGCCGAGCGCTGGAGGCGACGCGCGTGGAGCCGGGCATGGGACACTCGGCGCGCGCGCCCCGTGCATACCTGCGGGCGTACATGCGCCGCAGCATGGAGGGGGACCTGGACCGACTGAGCCACTGGTTCCGGGAGCGCTTCCCGGTGCTGATGGGGTTGGTGCCCGCGGTGCGGTCCGAGGCCGCGACGACGCTGGGCGAGAAGTGCCCGCACCACCATCGGTGCTTCTACCACTCGGCGGTGGCGCAGGCGCGCGAGGCTGATGTGCTGGTCATCAACCAGTCACTCGCCTTCGCCTGGCCCGCGCGCTACCCGAAGATGGAGCACCTGATTCTCGACGAGGCGCACGAAGTCGAGGACGTGGCCACCACCGCGCTCACCGTGGAGCTGTCGGACCTGGCCTTCCATCGACTCACCGAGCGGCTGCACGGGCGCGATGGACGCCATGGCCTCTTCGCCGAGCTTCGCCGCGCGCTCTTCGGCTCCCGACGCGAGGAGTCGCGGGCGCTGATGGGGCAGGTGGAGGACGCGCTTCGCCGGTTGATGGACGAGGCGCGAGACCTGGGCGCACGGGTGACGGAGCTGTGTGAGCCCTCGGCCACGACGGCGGGCGAGGACCCGGATGAAGGCGCGTATGCCCCCGAGCTTCGGGTGACGGAGGCCGTGCGCGCGCTCCCCACGTGGGCTCCCGTGCGCGAGGGGCTCGAGCTGGTGCGCGGTGCGCTCCAGACGCTCCACACGCTGCTCGCGGTGCGCGTGCTGGAGGCCCTGCCCGAGCTGGCCGCGCGGATGCCCGCGCTGGAGCGAGAGCTGTCGGGTGCCACCACGGAGCTGGGTGAGCTCGCGACGCTGGCGCAAGAGCTCTCGGGCGATGCGGCGCCAGGGCGGTGCTACTCGGCCACGGCGGAGCCTCGGCGTCAGCGGTGGAGCGTGGGTGCTCAGCCCGTGGATGTGTCGTTCCATGTGTCGCGAGACTTCGCCGCGAGCAAGCGCGCGCTGGTGCTGACGTCCGCGACGCTGGGGCCTGGGAGCGGGAGCGGCACACCGTTCGTGCTGAAGCGGCTGGGACTGGATGGACGCGGCGACGCGCCCGCGCCCAGGCTGCTACGGGCCCCCTCTCCTTTCCAGCTTCATGAGCAGGCACTGGTGGTGCTCGTCACGGACGCGCCTCGGGCGCATGAAGAGCCCTTCGTGGACTGGGCCGCGACACGCATCTCCGGCCTCGCGCAGACGATGGGTGGACGGGTGCTGGGCTTGTTCGCCTCCACGCGTCGGATGGAGCGCGTGGGCGCGGAGGCTCGGGCCCGATTGGAGCCGCTCGGCATCGAGGTGCTCCGGCAGTCGCGCGGCCACAGTCGCTCGCTGGCGGCCCGGCAGGAGCGCGACACGGGCACGGTGTTGCTGGGGACGAAGAGCTTCTGGCAGGGCGTGGATATCCCAGGCCGAGGCGTGGGCTGTGTCTTCATCGACAAGCTCCCGCTGGAGCCCGCGCTTCGCCCGCTGGTGGCGGCGCGTGAGGAGCCTTTCGCCCGCTCGGGCAACGAGTATCAGGGCTTCCTCCAGTACCGACTGCCGAGGGCCCTGCTGCTCCTGCGACAGGGCGTGGGCCGACTCATCCGCTCCACGACGGACCGAGGGGTCGTCATCATCGCGGACCCGGGCCATCCCAGCTATCGCGCGCATCTGCTCGAAGCACTCGACGGCTACCACGTGGAGGCCTTGCCGTGGGCGCAGGCCCGACTGCGCATCCACTCGGTCCTCAAGCAGACGGGACTCACGGCGGACCTGCTCTCGACTCAGTGA
- a CDS encoding Uma2 family endonuclease: MGPEEREEVVESLPGEVTDREMSPPEGDRHQEARHRVLDILRGHFDLRKRSMYIGSELPVYYPGERRFAPDLLVVFDVESHSREKWLVSYEGKGLDWVMEVHSGGDRKKDAVYNVRRYARLGVPEYFIYDRAREQLLGYRLKTRGARTYSRIPEKRGRLTSKVLGIDFELRDDQVFLWTGPTLLLEPMEMVEQLKARVAKASQRADEELRMRREEARRRRNSERRLASEAERLSSETRRRQKAEQKLAALKAELQKLRSRPH; the protein is encoded by the coding sequence ATGGGGCCCGAGGAACGGGAAGAAGTCGTTGAATCACTGCCCGGCGAAGTCACCGACCGGGAGATGTCACCACCGGAGGGAGACCGGCACCAGGAGGCGAGGCACCGCGTCCTCGACATCCTCAGGGGCCACTTCGACCTTCGGAAGCGGTCGATGTACATCGGCTCGGAGCTGCCCGTGTATTACCCGGGCGAGCGGCGCTTCGCGCCCGACCTGCTGGTGGTGTTCGATGTCGAGTCACACAGCCGCGAGAAGTGGCTGGTGAGCTACGAGGGCAAGGGCCTGGACTGGGTGATGGAAGTCCACTCCGGAGGCGACCGGAAGAAGGACGCCGTCTACAACGTGCGGCGCTACGCCCGGCTCGGAGTCCCCGAGTACTTCATCTACGACAGGGCCCGCGAACAGCTCCTGGGCTATCGACTGAAGACCCGCGGCGCGAGGACCTACTCACGCATCCCCGAGAAGCGCGGGCGACTCACATCGAAGGTGCTCGGCATCGACTTCGAGCTTCGCGATGACCAGGTGTTCCTGTGGACGGGCCCTACCCTGCTGCTCGAGCCCATGGAGATGGTGGAGCAGCTCAAGGCGCGAGTGGCGAAGGCCAGCCAGCGCGCCGATGAGGAACTGCGCATGCGTCGCGAGGAGGCACGGCGGCGCAGGAACAGTGAACGCCGTCTTGCCTCCGAGGCGGAGCGTCTTTCCTCGGAGACACGTCGTCGACAGAAAGCGGAGCAGAAGCTCGCGGCGCTGAAGGCGGAGCTGCAGAAGCTGCGGTCCCGCCCTCACTGA
- a CDS encoding bifunctional riboflavin kinase/FAD synthetase codes for MKVFHSVAEAGRALIGRALALGNFDGVHVGHQALFAEARRHAPPAAFTFNPHPGKVLQPDLAPKLITLLPRRLELLASLGLEATVVQSFSRDYARTVPADFEATLFDALGVAHVVVGSDFTYGAARAGTVDTLREAAGRRGAKVHVVAPVTVDGVVASSSRVREYILEGRVSAACRLLGRPFDLDGMVVAGAGRGRTIGFPTANVDTQNELRPAPGVYAIRVRLLGGESSGTWYGGAANIGIKPTFGGTEVTIEAHLLDFAGDLYGRELRVEFLERLRPEQRFGSVAELTGQIKRDVEAARTVIARTGA; via the coding sequence ATGAAGGTCTTCCACTCGGTGGCCGAGGCGGGCCGGGCGCTGATCGGCCGGGCGCTCGCTCTGGGCAACTTCGACGGCGTGCACGTGGGGCACCAGGCCCTCTTCGCGGAGGCACGTCGGCACGCGCCCCCCGCGGCGTTCACCTTCAACCCTCACCCGGGCAAGGTGCTCCAGCCGGACCTGGCGCCCAAGCTCATCACCCTCCTGCCCAGGCGTCTGGAGCTGCTCGCCAGCCTGGGCCTGGAGGCCACGGTGGTGCAGTCGTTCTCGCGCGACTACGCCCGGACGGTGCCGGCCGACTTCGAGGCGACGCTGTTCGACGCGCTGGGCGTGGCGCACGTGGTGGTGGGCAGCGACTTCACCTACGGCGCCGCGAGAGCGGGCACGGTGGACACGCTGCGCGAGGCGGCGGGCCGGCGAGGCGCCAAGGTCCATGTGGTGGCCCCCGTCACGGTGGATGGGGTGGTGGCCTCGTCCTCGAGGGTGCGCGAGTACATCCTGGAGGGGCGCGTGTCCGCCGCGTGCCGGCTCCTGGGCAGGCCCTTTGATCTGGACGGCATGGTGGTGGCGGGCGCGGGGCGGGGGAGGACCATCGGCTTTCCCACCGCGAACGTGGACACGCAGAACGAGCTGCGTCCCGCGCCGGGCGTGTACGCCATCCGCGTGCGCCTCCTGGGAGGCGAGTCCTCGGGGACCTGGTACGGCGGCGCCGCCAACATCGGCATCAAGCCCACCTTTGGTGGCACCGAGGTCACCATCGAGGCGCACCTGCTGGACTTCGCCGGCGACCTCTATGGCCGCGAGCTGCGCGTGGAGTTCCTGGAGCGGCTGCGGCCCGAGCAGCGTTTCGGCTCCGTGGCGGAGCTGACGGGGCAGATCAAGCGCGACGTGGAGGCGGCGCGCACGGTGATTGCGCGGACCGGAGCCTGA
- the trmB gene encoding tRNA (guanine-N7)-methyltransferase produces MPRPRLLPDPVGLHLVEMSTPPDWDAEFGFSGPLELEIGSGAGGHALEYCRRNPHVRFVAFEWRKKYARDTLDRAAKAGLRNLRVVESDARFVVPRIFADDSLSAIHLQFPDPWWKRAHAKRAVVQPAFAKLLLGKLAPGGLFDMRTDVQDRGESMLSILESVGFHNPLGSGVFHPYDPEEVPSTRERRYLATGEPVYRARLTRPR; encoded by the coding sequence ATGCCTCGCCCTCGCCTGCTGCCAGACCCCGTTGGCCTCCACCTCGTCGAGATGTCGACACCTCCGGACTGGGACGCCGAGTTCGGCTTCTCCGGCCCGCTGGAGCTTGAAATCGGCTCGGGCGCCGGTGGCCATGCCCTGGAGTACTGCCGCCGCAACCCGCATGTGCGCTTCGTCGCCTTCGAGTGGCGCAAGAAGTACGCCCGGGACACCCTGGACCGCGCCGCCAAGGCGGGCCTGCGCAACCTGCGCGTCGTCGAGTCCGACGCCCGCTTCGTCGTCCCCCGCATCTTCGCGGACGACTCCCTCTCCGCCATCCACCTCCAGTTCCCCGACCCGTGGTGGAAGCGCGCACACGCCAAGCGCGCCGTCGTCCAGCCCGCCTTCGCCAAGCTCCTCTTGGGCAAGCTCGCCCCGGGCGGGCTCTTCGACATGCGCACCGACGTCCAGGACCGCGGGGAGAGCATGCTCTCCATCCTGGAATCCGTTGGATTCCACAACCCCTTGGGTTCCGGTGTTTTCCATCCGTATGACCCGGAGGAGGTGCCGTCCACGCGGGAGCGGCGCTACCTGGCGACGGGGGAGCCCGTCTACCGCGCCCGGCTCACCCGGCCCCGCTGA